A region from the Rhodamnia argentea isolate NSW1041297 chromosome 7, ASM2092103v1, whole genome shotgun sequence genome encodes:
- the LOC115745876 gene encoding pyruvate decarboxylase 1-like, whose product MSSLTAPCFIPITPSSQRCRKTTHLITKSARIRCAINLDTNIGSLETSKHPCNGVAGAPNGVASIIQHSHSTAALGTSEATLGRHLARRLLQIGVGDVFSVPGDFNLALLDHLLAEPGLNLVGCCNELNAGYAADGYARSRGVGACVVTFTVGGLSLVNAIAGAYSENLPLICIVGGPNSNDYGTNRILHHTIGLPDFTQELRCFQTITCHQAVVTNLEDAHEQIDTAIFTALKESKPVYISISCNLAAIPHPTFSRKPIPFSIPPRLSNQMALEAAVEVATEFLNKAVKPVMVGGPNLRVAKACETFVELADACGYALAVMPSAKGLVPEHHPRFMGTYWGTVSTAFCAEIVESADAYLFAGPIFNDLSSVGYSLLIKKEKVIIVQPDRVMIANGPTFGFVGMNDFLKALAKRLNRNTRAYDNYRRIYVPDGRPLKCEPKEPLRVNVLFQHIQNMLSSKTTVFAEAGDPWFNCQKLKLPKGCGYEHQMQYGSIGWSIGATLGYAAGALDKRVVACIGDGSFQMTAQDVSTMLRCGQKSIIFLINNGGYTTEAEIHEGPYNVIKNWNYTGLVDAIHNGEGKCWTMKVRCEEELAEAIETATGPKKDCLCFIEVIVHRDDTSKELLPFGSRVAAVNSRAPIPH is encoded by the exons ATGTCGTCGTTAACCGCGCCGTGTTTCATCCCGATCACACCCTCGAGCCAACGCTGCCGGAAAACCACCCACCTAATTACCAAGTCAGCAAGAATTCGTTGCGCGATAAACCTCGACACCAATATTGGCTCGCTCGAGACGAGCAAGCACCCATGTAACGGCGTGGCCGGGGCCCCCAATGGGGTCGCCTCCATCATCCAGCACTCCCACTCCACCGCGGCCCTTGGCACCTCAGAGGCCACCCTTGGCCGCCATCTGGCGCGTCGGCTCCTTCAGATCGGCGTGGGTGACGTGTTCTCCGTCCCGGGGGACTTTAACCTAGCGCTCCTCGATCACCTCCTCGCCGAGCCGGGCCTCAACCTCGTCGGCTGCTGCAATGAGCTGAACGCTGGGTATGCCGCCGACGGCTACGCGCGGTCCCGGGGTGTGGGCGCGTGCGTGGTGACGTTCACCGTGGGCGGGCTCAGCCTCGTGAACGCGATCGCCGGCGCGTACAGCGAGAACCTGCCCCTCATATGCATTGTGGGTGGGCCCAACTCCAACGACTACGGCACCAACCGGATCCTCCATCACACCATCGGCTTGCCCGATTTCACCCAAGAGCTGCGGTGTTTTCAGACTATCACGTGCCATCAG GCGGTTGTGACTAACCTTGAAGATGCACATGAACAAATCGACACTGCAATCTTTACGGCTCTGAAGGAGAGCAAGCCTGTGTACATTAGCATCAGCTGTAACTTAGCTGCGATCCCTCACCCTACTTTCAGCCGCAAGCCCATCCCCTTTTCAATCCCTCCCAGGTTGAGCAATCAAATGGCTTTGGAGGCTGCAGTGGAGGTGGCCACCGAGTTCCTGAACAAGGCGGTGAAGCCCGTCATGGTGGGCGGACCCAATCTCCGCGTCGCCAAGGCATGTGAAACATTTGTGGAATTGGCCGATGCCTGTGGTTACGCCCTCGCAGTGATGCCCTCTGCCAAAGGTCTCGTCCCTGAGCACCACCCACGCTTCATGGGGACGTACTGGGGTACAGTGAGCACCGCGTTCTGCGCAGAGATCGTGGAGTCTGCCGATGCCTACTTGTTCGCAGGGCCTATCTTCAATGACCTTAGCTCCGTTGGATACTCTCTCCTTATCAAGAAGGAGAAGGTGATCATAGTGCAGCCCGATCGGGTCATGATCGCGAACGGCCCCACCTTCGGGTTTGTCGGGATGAATGATTTCCTCAAAGCACTTGCCAAGCGACTTAACCGCAACACAAGGGCTTATGACAACTACCGCAGAATATACGTTCCAGACGGGCGTCCTCTCAAGTGTGAGCCTAAGGAGCCACTGAGGGTCAATGTTCTGTTCCAACATATTCAGAACATGCTGTCGAGCAAAACTACCGTGTTCGCTGAGGCAGGCGATCCTTGGTTCAATTGCCAGAAACTTAAATTGCCCAAGGGTTGTGG TTACGAGCACCAAATGCAGTATGGATCAATTGGTTGGTCCATCGGAGCGACTCTTGGATACGCTGCGGGTGCGCTGGATAAGCGGGTTGTCGCTTGCATTGGCGACGGGAGCTTCCAG ATGACTGCTCAGGATGTCTCCACGATGCTGCGATGCGGACAGAAAAGCATCATCTTCCTGATAAACAACGGCGGATACACCACTGAGGCCGAGATTCATGAAGGACCCTACAACGTAATCAAAAACTGGAACTACACTGGTTTGGTGGACGCTATCCACAACGGGGAGGGCAAGTGCTGGACAATGAAG GTTCGATGCGAGGAAGAACTTGCCGAGGCGATCGAGACTGCGACTGGGCCCAAGAAAGATTGCTTGTGCTTCATCGAGGTGATTGTACACAGGGACGACACGAGCAAAGAGTTGCTCCCATTTGGCTCCAGAGTCGCAGCTGTCAACAGCCGCGCCCCCATTCCTCACTGA